From a region of the Streptococcus ruminantium genome:
- the serC gene encoding 3-phosphoserine/phosphohydroxythreonine transaminase, which translates to MTIYNFSAGPAVLPKSVLEKAQAEFLNYNGSGMSVLEMSHRSKDFEEIIKGAETTLRELMCIPDNYKVIFLQGGASLEFTMIPLNFAQGKKAYYLVGGSWGKKAYTEAVKLSKTIAFEPILLASTEEITYTELPTFDPNDIDPSAAYVHLTTNNTIEGTSVYKLPDTNGVPIIADMSSNILAARYNVEDFAMIYAGAQKNIGPAGVTVVIVREDFLNDQPVLSSMLDYRIQAENDSLYNTPPAYSIYISKLVFEWVKEIGGVDEMEKINREKSSLLYDYIDQSHFYSNPVRKKEERSVANIPFVSPSEELDAKFVKEATAAGFKNIKGHRSVGGMRASLYNAFPRQGVVELIAFMKKFAEENV; encoded by the coding sequence GTCCTGCAGTTTTGCCAAAATCAGTGCTTGAAAAAGCCCAAGCGGAATTTTTGAACTATAATGGTTCGGGAATGAGCGTTTTGGAGATGTCGCACCGTTCCAAGGACTTTGAAGAAATTATCAAAGGTGCTGAGACAACCCTTCGTGAACTGATGTGTATTCCTGATAACTATAAGGTTATTTTTTTACAAGGTGGGGCTTCATTGGAATTTACTATGATTCCACTCAACTTTGCTCAAGGAAAGAAAGCTTACTATCTTGTGGGTGGTTCTTGGGGAAAAAAAGCCTATACTGAGGCTGTTAAATTATCGAAGACAATCGCTTTTGAGCCTATTTTGTTGGCTTCTACAGAGGAAATCACCTATACAGAATTGCCAACATTCGATCCAAATGATATTGATCCAAGTGCGGCCTATGTGCATTTGACGACCAATAATACGATTGAAGGTACGTCAGTTTATAAACTCCCAGATACCAATGGAGTACCAATTATTGCTGATATGTCTTCAAATATTTTGGCGGCTCGTTACAATGTAGAAGATTTTGCCATGATTTATGCTGGGGCGCAGAAAAATATCGGTCCAGCGGGTGTGACAGTTGTGATTGTACGTGAGGATTTTCTGAATGATCAACCAGTGCTCTCAAGTATGTTAGATTACCGCATTCAAGCTGAAAATGACTCTCTCTATAATACACCACCAGCTTACTCAATCTACATTTCTAAGTTGGTTTTTGAATGGGTCAAAGAAATTGGTGGTGTTGATGAGATGGAAAAAATCAACCGTGAGAAATCTAGTCTACTTTATGATTATATTGACCAGTCTCACTTTTATAGCAATCCTGTTCGCAAGAAAGAAGAACGTTCGGTAGCTAATATCCCATTCGTATCACCGAGCGAGGAGTTGGATGCAAAGTTTGTCAAGGAGGCAACAGCGGCAGGTTTTAAAAATATCAAGGGGCATCGCTCAGTAGGTGGTATGCGTGCCTCACTTTACAATGCCTTCCCACGTCAAGGTGTGGTAGAATTGATTGCTTTCATGAAGAAGTTCGCAGAGGAGAATGTCTAA